A region of Planktomarina temperata RCA23 DNA encodes the following proteins:
- a CDS encoding GntR family transcriptional regulator, producing the protein MTTSRKSQCLGAIRHQILSLALPPGSDLDEAKLGAEFGMSRTPLREVLQKLAGEGFVDITQNKGAKVVSMDMAVMRSFFQTAPLIYANIARLACENRSLPQLKALKVSQQHFKKATLNNEPAQAAMYNHQFHHIIGDMSQNCYLIPSLQRMLIDHTRLSQTFYRPASPAESALVRQACEQHDQMIAVIENRHAEGAVDLTLQHWALSQDRMERFVRPDPLPVELASPKETANAI; encoded by the coding sequence ATGACGACTAGCCGCAAATCTCAATGTCTGGGCGCGATCCGTCACCAAATCCTTTCGCTCGCGCTGCCACCGGGCAGTGATTTGGACGAGGCCAAACTCGGTGCAGAATTTGGCATGTCACGCACCCCACTGCGCGAAGTTTTGCAAAAACTCGCGGGAGAAGGCTTTGTCGATATCACCCAAAATAAGGGGGCAAAGGTCGTCTCGATGGACATGGCCGTGATGCGCAGTTTTTTTCAAACGGCGCCACTGATCTATGCCAATATCGCGCGTCTTGCCTGTGAAAATCGTAGCCTGCCACAGCTGAAGGCGCTTAAAGTCAGCCAGCAACACTTTAAAAAGGCCACCCTCAACAATGAGCCTGCACAAGCGGCGATGTACAATCATCAATTTCATCACATCATTGGGGATATGTCGCAAAATTGCTACTTGATCCCAAGCCTCCAGCGCATGCTCATTGATCATACGCGCCTGAGCCAAACCTTCTATCGACCCGCGTCACCGGCTGAAAGCGCGCTGGTCAGACAGGCCTGCGAACAACATGACCAGATGATCGCCGTCATTGAAAACCGGCATGCAGAGGGCGCAGTTGATCTGACTTTGCAGCATTGGGCCCTGTCGCAAGACCGCATGGAGCGTTTCGTGCGCCCTGATCCATTGCCCGTTGAACTGGCCAGCCCGAAGGAGACAGCCAATGCAATTTGA
- a CDS encoding HalD/BesD family halogenase produces MDIIDTDRYPIDQPDSAEFRALCARCQADLDTQGLFNLPGFLRPEAIERTLDWVKPVIARDAFVHKRAHNIYFKKEIPGLAPGHPALQELQTINHTICADQIEGSPITRLYDWPAFASFLAHVMNKPALYTMDDRIAGANVMTYYHGEALNWHFDRSEFTTTLLLQAPKAGGEFEYLRDLRTAEDPNYAGVAELLMGKRQTQICPQDAGTLNVFRGVNTAHRVTPVEGDRPRINAVLTYYETPGRRFSEQEHLGFYGRTLA; encoded by the coding sequence ATGGATATTATTGACACCGACCGCTACCCGATTGACCAACCTGACAGTGCCGAGTTCCGCGCGCTTTGTGCGCGATGCCAGGCCGATCTTGACACTCAAGGACTTTTCAACTTGCCTGGCTTCCTACGCCCCGAGGCCATAGAACGCACGCTCGATTGGGTCAAACCAGTCATCGCGCGAGATGCTTTTGTGCATAAGCGGGCCCATAACATCTATTTCAAAAAAGAGATTCCCGGCCTCGCGCCCGGTCATCCAGCCTTGCAAGAGCTGCAAACGATCAATCATACAATTTGTGCCGATCAAATTGAGGGCAGCCCCATAACCCGGCTTTATGACTGGCCTGCTTTTGCCAGTTTTTTGGCCCATGTCATGAATAAGCCCGCGCTTTACACAATGGATGATCGAATCGCCGGGGCCAATGTCATGACCTATTACCATGGCGAGGCGCTGAATTGGCATTTTGACCGCTCAGAATTTACCACAACGCTGCTTCTACAAGCCCCAAAGGCCGGCGGAGAGTTCGAGTATCTGCGCGATCTGCGCACCGCAGAGGATCCCAACTATGCCGGGGTGGCAGAGCTTTTGATGGGCAAGCGCCAGACGCAGATTTGCCCGCAAGACGCCGGAACCTTGAACGTGTTTCGCGGCGTGAATACCGCGCACCGGGTCACGCCGGTGGAGGGAGACCGGCCGAGAATCAATGCGGTTTTAACCTATTACGAAACCCCCGGCCGGCGATTCTCAGAGCAAGAGCATCTCGGATTTTATGGCAGAACATTGGCCTAA